Part of the Lolium rigidum isolate FL_2022 chromosome 6, APGP_CSIRO_Lrig_0.1, whole genome shotgun sequence genome, GAGAGAAAGGGGAGAGGAGCTCACCTCAGACCGGCCGGAGATGaaaccgacggcggcggcggcgtgcggacTCGAGCGTCGGCGGCGAGGCGATGGCTCCCGTGCTCGGCGGCGTACACGACGAGGAGCGGCGCGACCTCGCGGTCCTCCCGGTGACAGCGGCGCGGCCGCAGGCgggctggagcggcggcggcgcttggccggaggcggcggcagcgcggTACTCCGGCGAGAGATTGCCGTCGTCCGGCGGCGCGGCGTCGGGAGCGGTGTGGGGAAACGAACGTGGGTGCCTCGGGCTCTATTTATATGCGGCCGGGCGTGCTCTCCACGGCACGGACGTCGAGGTGGGGCCGGCCCGATTAGGGTTTCGGGAGGAGTCCGGGTCGGacacgaggaggaagacgacgctgacgtgtgggccccgctgacatgtgggtcccaccggtcggtgagaaaaaggaaaaagatagGCAGGGAGGCGGTGCGGGCGTGGGCCGTGGTTGCCAGGCCTGTTTGGGCCGAagcggtcgggctggcccatttGGCCGGTCCGATCcgtttttcctcttttttttttgttctattcgtttttttcttttttctttttactgttttAATCATAACTTTTGATTTAGGAACCCAAATAGGGTCAAACCAATTTCtaattttttgtaaaattcagggCTTTGTTTTAAACCACAGAGGGCAAGGGTTTTACCAAAAGAGAATGGTAGGGAAAATAAGAGTTTTACCCTAGAGTATAAAGCTATGGTGGTGTCATGTTGAGATTATTATTCTATGTGAACAAACAAATGCACAAATGACATGCATGGATGcaaatttttaatttttgaaaaacctgggatgttacagaaaacacatttgattaagtttcctcataatatatatataattagtgtgcatgcatggcctaccatgcatgcattcgtgcatatattttaatatatatttgaatatattcttggggatttcaatctctctctctctctctcgatcatatatatatcgttggtggccaaaaaaacacacacatatacgcatgcactttatgcgcaaaggcacgtgcgcctctaataatgtgtgtgtgcgcactcgatcgatgatccctaaaccttaaaccctaaataaaccctaaacaccataaacattaaaccctaaaccctagaccctaagccctaacctcctaaccctaaaccctaaaccctaattaaaccctatatataggtcaatgacacttaattgtgcatcaagcaggccaggggtgcccctcgcggtcctctaattaaattaaatgtgccatgcatatatatgtgtctaatttggggatttcaatcgctctctcgtatgtagctctctatctatctctctctctctgtctctctctctctctctcgttggtggccaacaacacagacatgcactttgtgcgcaaaggcatgcgcctctaataatgtgtgtgcagtcgatcgatctagttttgattaatcatagcacacaaataaagaagttgtatttgaatccacacaacctaatctaaaacacataacccctaacatggcctaattaattaaccccttctctctacctaattagtggaaattgcacaaaatcaaaaggggtccctcactaattatgcatatctgctagattgtgataaacttttgccccatatatatttggtggatgggtgcatcttggcatgtaaaacaattagtgtttgcaaatggcgttgtcaaaattcactacaagaaaagttgccatggccgacgaagttgaagtcgcgccgtggttgctggtgcaccatggccgacgatttttggtccctccgtggttcatgtcaaaactttttttctcgtttttgaggccacctagcccgacgaaagcggccaaaacgtcgcgtatggtggcccggtacgtggtgcatcgcgaattctcgggtttgctggccgagtcaacgcaaatccgcaccgcccggggatgtagggcccggatggcagcNNNNNNNNNNNNNNNNNNNNNNNNNNNNNNNNNNNNNNNNNNNNNNNNNNNNNNNNNNNNNNNNNNNNNNNNNNNNNNNNNNNNNNNNNNNNNNNNNNNNcgattatgaaaactagggttatgttgacagtagattcgatccctttctttgtccctcgactcccccttttataggaggtggagccgagggtttcgtattgtacaagttacagagtccgggatggtttctaactcatcccgtcggattacaaataacatttcctattacaactctatgtttccttaatatatcttgggctcccgaatcttcttattcttcggatgatgggccttcagtaaatcccgggtaccatctatggcaggcccatttgggatgcctatgtcaccgggtgtccgttcggccacccaaacggcccaaaacggacggtccagcgcgtccgtttgtgtcgcccGGTTAGAGATGCCCTCAGTCGTCCAGCACTCGGCCGTCAAGAATCAAGATACGATTTTTGCGCGGCAACGAAAATATGACTATCTGGATCTGTATCGAAACAGGGTACTGGACAAACCTAGTTTTACCTTTTCTAACCCAAATGTAGTTTTCCTTGAACTAATTAGTAACAGAAAAGTTATCAAAACCGGTTCTGCTAAAAATCAGCCTAAAACTCGTTTGCCATAAACTCACCCCTAATATTTGTTATCCAAACAACCACTAaactttttttgaaaaatataaattttaagaatttgaacaattttcaaatttaaattttttcgaatatgaatatatttaaatttatacatttttcaaaatttcaaaaaagtAAACTTATTTCTTCAAAATCCAATATTTTTAAATATAAACATTTTtagaatatgaacatttttttaaaaaaaaatcttcaaatttgaattcttttaatctgaacatttttcgagCGTGAACattattttgaatttgaacaattttcaaatgaaCATTATTTCTGAATTCGAACAGTTTTCAATCGTGGacatattttgaatttgaacaattatCGATCGTGAACATATTTTGAATTGGAACAATTTTTGTATGTGAACATATTTTAATTTAACAATTTTCGAATGTGAacgttttttgaatttgaacaattttcaaaatcttaatattttaaaatctgaacaaCGACATGCTCTACATCCTCTCCAGCCGCCCCAAAGTCGATATGGGTCCCGATTTCCTACCCTGGTTTGAGGTCATCAACTTCAGGAACGGCAGTCTCCCTCAGTTCGACGGATGTGCTTCATATGATCTCCCGCCGCCAGGGCTCGCTGCTGGTAGCCAAAAATGGCACGCGACTGGTAGGTTTTTCCCTACTAGTGGGTAGCGCGTCAGCCGTGTCCATGGGTGGCGATGGGGTGAGTTTCCTTTctttttatgtgttatgtgcatcgtagacaccgcCAGCGACTCAAAGTAGGTAACTTGTTGCGTAGATTAACGCGTACGCGATGGCCACGCCTACGAACCCCCCGTCaacgagtatgaagaagaggccgacgaggacgaaggtgaggaggaggaggtccacgAGGAGCTGATCGAAGCCGACACCGGcgtgaccacgacgacgatgaaCAAGCGGATCGGCAGCACTCGTGGTCCTAGGTGGAggtctttggaggatgaatgtATCATCGACGCATGGAAGCAAGTGAGTTTTTGCCCCATCACCGGCGCCAATCGATCCTCCGGCAAGTACTACAAGCACATCCTTGATTcattcaacgagaagaagaactatggtgccACCATCAACATGATCCGGAAAGAGGGCGCTCTCTCCCACCGTTGGAACATCATCAACACAACGTGTAGAAAGTTtcatggctactatgagaagattaaGGGCCGGAAGGAGAGCGGgaagacgatggtggattgggtacGATCTATGTCCATTTGGTGATGTCTATTTCATAATGCATCATAGTGTATCTATTTGATGATGCCCATCTTGTTCTATATCTTGTTAATGAATCATGTATTGTTAGATGCTCGACGCCCTCACGATGTACAAGAACCAAAACGAGGACAAATATTTCCCCTTCATGCATTGCTTCAACAAACTACAAGGTTGCAAAAAATGGGACGTCATCCGCCACACTCTCAACAAGGACGGCGTcggggaagatgggccggtcGATCCAGCCAGCGCCTCCGccgggcgccccattggcaacaagaaggccaaggccgagaggaatgcggcgccggcattggccgccatggacgcctccctcGAGAAGATGATATCCTCCTTCTCAATGGAGAACAAGGAAGCGACGGATAGGGCCGCCGTCATGTGGAAGGAAATACTAGAgaagcaagacatgaagatcgagttgaagagggagaaggtggaggaggcgaagatggaagctcatgCCGCCGtcatgaaggccaccaacgaagcgacgcagcttttgttggccaagatgtatcaagaatccaagatcttgatgaCCGACATGGAGATGATGGACCCATTGGCGtgggcgtggcacgagatgtaccgcgagcgcattGGCCAAGAGGTGctggcggcgcgagctgcgtcAGCGTCCATGACTCCCCCGGCACCCTCGACGTTCATGACTCCGCCGGCACGTCAACGTTCATGCCTCCCCCATCGACCGTGGATCCGGTTGCAGCAATGGAGCTGCCGCCGGGGCTCGCCGACGATGTGGacgtcgtcgaggttgagccgcACATGAGCCCGTTCATCTGATCATTTGGCCTGGAAGCCGAAGTTGTTTTTTGTAGCCGGACTAGACGGCGATTTGATGGCcgtatgttggcccaaacttcatattcgaaaacctaATCGAATTTGGTGGCCGGTGGTCGAGATGCTCTGACCGAACTCCGAAGGACAACATCTGGCAATGTAAAACTATAGAAATTGTCTTTAAATCAAGCAGAAAGGCCCAATGAGAACCGATCCACGTCTTCACCCACTCAGCCAGGCCCACTCCACTCCACCGTATAAAGACGAAAAAACGCATCGGACCACCAGTCGACGAATCACACGTGCCGCTGCCCCAGCGACGAACGATAACTTAAATAACGTAAACATCCGGGACCCAGATGTCAGAGAGAGATAAGGAACTGCCGGGCCGGCGTTCTCCGCCTCTAGCCGTGCACCCACTCCGCTCCGGCTCCTCCGCCGCAGCGCACGCCGGAAGCCATGGCGCCACCCCACGCCGGAGACGACCCCTCCGCGCGGACACCGCTCATCGCCGCCCCTCCTTCTCTCCCTCGCCGGGCGGCCGCGTGGCTGCACCCGCTCCCTCTCCTCGTCGCGGCGGCCCTCGCCACCTACTACCACCTCCTCGCCGCGCCGGGCCCCTCCTACTACCacaccctcttcctctccctgggCTCCAACGACACCGCCGCCTCCCACCTGCGCGCGCTCACCGCCCGCCCCCACCTCGCGGGGTCcgacgccaacgccgccgccgcggagcacGTCGTCTCCACGctctcctccctctccttccCAACCCACATCACGCCCTACTCCGTCCTCCTCTCCTACCCGGCCCaccgctccctctccctctccgcccccggccgcgccgccaccgccttcgCGCTGGTGCAGGACACCTACCCCGACGACCCCAACGCCGCCCTCTCCCCGGAGGTCGTCCCCACCTTCCTCGCCTACTCCGcgtccggctccgccgccgccgaggcggtCTACGCCAACTACGGCCGCGCGGAGGACTACGCCTACCTCGCCGCCCGCGGCGTGAACGTCACGGGCAAGGTCGCGGTCGCGCGCTACGGCAAGGTGTACCGCGGCGACAAAGTGATAAACGCCCGCGTcgctggcgcggcggcggcggtgatatACACCGATTTCAAGGACTACACGCCCGGGAAGGCGTTTCCGGATGGGCCGTGGATGCCGCCGACCGGCGTGCAGGTCGGGAGCACCTTCAAGGGGGTCGGGGACCCCACGACGCCGATGTGGGCGTCGTCGGAAGGGTGCGAGCGCGTGAGCATCGCGGAGGCGATGGCCTCTGAAGACATGCCGGGGATACCGGCGCTGCCGGTTTCGGGGAGGGACGGGGAGGAGATACTACAGCTCATTGGAGGAGATGTGGCGCCAGAGGATTGGCAAGGCGGCGAGGGCGCGCCGGTTTACCGTCTCGGCCCCGGGCCGGCGGTGCTCAATCTGACTTATACAGTGAGTTGATATGGGGATGAGATCTGATTTTGCTTTTCACTTCCTGAATTCAGTGATAACCTCTCGTGTGTTTTCTTTGTAGGGGAATGAGACGATGGCTACTATTCAGAATGTTATCGCGGTGATTGAAGGGAAAGAAGAACCTGATAGGTAAATAGGAACTCTCCAACGTTTCTCCTTTTTTGGTCAATATATCAACAAATGGCCAAGCCGCTGATCACCCATCATACACTTGGTGCCTGCCCAAACCCCCGGCGACTGAGTCCAAATGCTTTGCCAGAAGTTCCATTAGTACACTGGATAAAATTCAGCAAATTTGTAACTACTGTGTTCATTGAGATTGACTACAAACTCAGCTACGTTTCATCAGTATTATTGGTCAGAGATTTCTTGGACTGCAATTTTGAAATAGATACCAAGAACCTGCTTATTGTTAGGTTCTGATGAGCATGTGTGTGCATCATGTTTCAACTGTTTTGCTAGTACTGAAGATTttgcaagtaaaataaattatGTACATCTACATACCCAGTATGATAATTTATTGTCATGGACACACAGGTACGTTATCCTTGGCAACCATCGGGATGCATGGACATTTGGGGCAGCTGACCCGAACAGCGGAACGGCAGCCTTGCTTGAGGTATTTCATATTGGGTTGCTCTATGTCAAATTCTCAACCCTTCCGTTTTAGTCTACTCATGATTCGGAGAAACACATTGGCTTCTTACCTGCCATTGAATGTAGCTAGCTCAAAGGTTGTCTAAGCTACAAAACAAGGGTTGGAGACCTCGTCGGACAATCATTTTGTGTAACTGGGATGCCGAAGAGTACGgattggtactctctctctctctatctatctctctctctctctctctctggctaTTATCAAGCAGTTCACCTGTCCTGCTTGTACTAATATCTTCGGAAAATTGCAGATAGGATCAACTGAATGGGTTGAAGAGAACAGAGCAATGCTAACTTCAAAGACTGTTGCTTACCTGAATGTAGATATTGGGGTCTGTAATTCTGGATTTGAGGCATCAGCCACTCCTCAACTTGATATGTTGCTTAAGCAAGCGAGCAAACAGGTACCCTAGTTTAAAATAAACATGTTTTTTCCAGctcaacagaaaaaaaaatacaataaTGTTAGTCATGCTCAACCCTCCCAGGGATGCTTGCTTCCATGTTGCCATAGCATTTAGGTGAGAAAGTCCAGAGGCAATTCTGGCAAGCCACAGTTTGACCAAAGACTGTTGTTCATAACCAAACCTTGCCATACTTTTCCACACCCTAAGTTAGGCATACACATGGTCCCACACGTCAATAACTTAGAAAAGTGTGGCACAAATTCCATTAGACTAACCAAAGTGGTTCCAGTTTTGATGACCTAAACTTAGGCAAGTTTGGCAAACAAAAAAAAGTGGCAAAACTTAGCATATAGACCAACTTGCCCTAAGTTTTCGAGTAGCTGGGCACTAACATCATGTTGTAACTCGTACATGGCCAAAATTATGAGCAACTCGAATTACACTTATGCAATTATGCCAAGGGGACAGTAGAGCAACTAACTTACAATCAGTAAATTATTTTCTCTCTAGCCTGTGCTCAGTTTATTTTGTGATTGCTTAAAATTTGTACAATTGAAAGACAGAATAGTTTACTGTGTAGTGGAATTGTTGTCAGTAGGAATGTCTACTAACTATTAAACAGTGAATAAGTGATCACTGATCAGGGTTCTTTACTTCTCTTAATATTCTGTTTTTTTTGTTCGAGCAAGGTTCCAAATCCTGATAATGGAACAGAAAGTCTGTATGACATGTGGATGGCTTCTGATAGTTCTCTGGTAAGCACTTAGTGTTTAGGTAAAGCTTGTCACACAATTTGTTTTCTTAGTATTCTGAGTACTTGGCATGTGAAAGGAAATATTATGTATAGTTTAGATATAGTTCTGTTTCATTTTTTTTCGAAGTTCAGATGTTATGCTTTTATTATACT contains:
- the LOC124660020 gene encoding probable glutamate carboxypeptidase LAMP1 isoform X1: MAPPHAGDDPSARTPLIAAPPSLPRRAAAWLHPLPLLVAAALATYYHLLAAPGPSYYHTLFLSLGSNDTAASHLRALTARPHLAGSDANAAAAEHVVSTLSSLSFPTHITPYSVLLSYPAHRSLSLSAPGRAATAFALVQDTYPDDPNAALSPEVVPTFLAYSASGSAAAEAVYANYGRAEDYAYLAARGVNVTGKVAVARYGKVYRGDKVINARVAGAAAAVIYTDFKDYTPGKAFPDGPWMPPTGVQVGSTFKGVGDPTTPMWASSEGCERVSIAEAMASEDMPGIPALPVSGRDGEEILQLIGGDVAPEDWQGGEGAPVYRLGPGPAVLNLTYTGNETMATIQNVIAVIEGKEEPDRYVILGNHRDAWTFGAADPNSGTAALLELAQRLSKLQNKGWRPRRTIILCNWDAEEYGLIGSTEWVEENRAMLTSKTVAYLNVDIGVCNSGFEASATPQLDMLLKQASKQVPNPDNGTESLYDMWMASDSSLIGRLGGGSSDYSAFVQHIGIPSVDMSIGSDYAVYHSLYDDFTWMEKYGDPMFGRHVAVASMWGLLALRLSDEEILPFNYSSYVAELEKGAVGINERVRGMPVSLSPLHKSIKEFDRAVLKVDSELEVLQARNFWSPWRTNPLKVRDLNDRLMMTERAFTEREGLSGRPWYKHMIYGPSLYNDYGAEVYPGVDDAIQTAKKTNTSESWQSVQHEIHRIARIISQAALVLSGQLT
- the LOC124660020 gene encoding probable glutamate carboxypeptidase LAMP1 isoform X2, with the protein product MAPPHAGDDPSARTPLIAAPPSLPRRAAAWLHPLPLLVAAALATYYHLLAAPGPSYYHTLFLSLGSNDTAASHLRALTARPHLAGSDANAAAAEHVVSTLSSLSFPTHITPYSVLLSYPAHRSLSLSAPGRAATAFALVQDTYPDDPNAALSPEVVPTFLAYSASGSAAAEAVYANYGRAEDYAYLAARGVNVTGKVAVARYGKVYRGDKVINARVAGAAAAVIYTDFKDYTPGKAFPDGPWMPPTGVQVGSTFKGVGDPTTPMWASSEGCERVSIAEAMASEDMPGIPALPVSGRDGEEILQLIGGDVAPEDWQGGEGAPVYRLGPGPAVLNLTYTGNETMATIQNVIAVIEGKEEPDRYVILGNHRDAWTFGAADPNSGTAALLELAQRLSKLQNKGWRPRRTIILCNWDAEEYGLIGSTEWVEENRAMLTSKTVAYLNVDIGVCNSGFEASATPQLDMLLKQASKQVPNPDNGTESLYDMWMASDSSLIGRLGGGSSDYSAFVQHIGIPSVDMSIGSDYAVYHSLYDDFTWMEKYGDPMFGRHVAVASMWGLLALRLSDEEILPFNYSSYVAELEKGAVGINERVRGMPVSLSPLHKSIKEFDRAVLKVDSELEARNFWSPWRTNPLKVRDLNDRLMMTERAFTEREGLSGRPWYKHMIYGPSLYNDYGAEVYPGVDDAIQTAKKTNTSESWQSVQHEIHRIARIISQAALVLSGQLT